In the Candidatus Rhodoblastus alkanivorans genome, one interval contains:
- a CDS encoding N-acetylmuramoyl-L-alanine amidase has translation MRLVMAINLLKRAAFAAAAALVCAAQPTAARAETALPIAIAAHTDVRGRETRLSFTLQSCLPTEAYLLGNPARAIVDLPEVNFQIDPAQGEAQPAKKRRHRHHAEPAPKAGLIASYRFGRLAPGKSRIVADLTGPAAIVSSSCAPVPGADELTLVLAPASDADFKAAARAGARRQALADAPPPLPPAQPPSEKPVVVIDPGHGGVDTGALSKHHAIEKFIVLDFAKALGAKLTASGHYHIVFTRTDDTFVSLGERVRIARRLNAALFVSVHADSLPSDGDEVSGATIYTVSDRASDAEAAKIAEHENMADSAAGEETKEDAGDVNDILFDLTRRETRAYSSVFARSLAQYFKVAARLNKNPRRSAGFVVLKSPDVPSVLLELGYLSNARDVSDLTSPAWRDKATTQVAKAIDNYFAMRQPAGLPAASADAALKATQSGGN, from the coding sequence ATGCGCCTGGTCATGGCCATCAATCTCCTGAAGCGGGCCGCTTTTGCCGCCGCGGCGGCGCTCGTCTGCGCCGCGCAGCCGACTGCGGCGCGCGCCGAAACCGCCCTGCCGATCGCGATCGCTGCCCACACGGACGTTCGAGGCCGCGAAACCCGCCTGTCCTTCACCCTGCAATCCTGCCTCCCGACTGAGGCCTATCTGCTGGGCAATCCGGCGCGGGCGATTGTCGATCTGCCCGAGGTCAATTTTCAGATCGATCCGGCCCAGGGCGAAGCGCAGCCCGCCAAGAAGCGGCGTCACCGCCATCATGCTGAGCCCGCGCCGAAAGCCGGCCTCATCGCCTCTTATCGTTTCGGGCGACTCGCGCCCGGCAAATCGCGCATCGTCGCCGACCTCACCGGCCCCGCCGCCATCGTTTCCTCGTCCTGCGCGCCGGTTCCGGGCGCAGACGAACTGACGCTCGTCCTCGCCCCCGCGTCCGACGCCGATTTCAAGGCCGCGGCCCGGGCGGGCGCGCGACGTCAAGCCCTCGCCGACGCCCCGCCTCCGCTTCCGCCAGCGCAGCCGCCGTCGGAAAAGCCGGTCGTCGTCATCGATCCGGGCCATGGCGGCGTGGACACCGGCGCGCTTAGCAAGCATCATGCCATCGAGAAATTCATCGTGCTCGATTTCGCCAAGGCGCTCGGCGCGAAATTGACCGCGAGCGGCCATTATCACATCGTGTTCACCCGCACCGACGACACCTTCGTCTCCCTCGGCGAAAGGGTGCGCATCGCCCGCCGGCTCAATGCCGCGCTTTTCGTTTCGGTCCACGCCGACTCGCTGCCAAGCGATGGCGACGAGGTCTCCGGCGCCACCATTTACACCGTTTCCGACCGTGCTTCAGACGCCGAGGCCGCGAAGATCGCCGAACATGAGAACATGGCCGATTCCGCCGCGGGCGAAGAGACGAAAGAAGACGCCGGCGACGTCAACGACATCCTGTTCGATCTCACCCGGCGCGAGACCCGCGCCTATTCCAGCGTCTTCGCGCGCTCCCTCGCCCAATATTTCAAGGTCGCGGCGCGGCTCAACAAAAACCCCAGGCGCTCCGCCGGTTTCGTGGTCCTCAAGTCGCCCGACGTGCCCTCGGTTCTGCTGGAGCTCGGTTATCTTTCCAATGCGCGCGACGTCTCCGACCTGACCTCGCCGGCCTGGCGGGACAAGGCCACGACCCAGGTCGCCAAGGCCATCGACAATTATTTCGCGATGCGCCAGCCAGCCGGCCTTCCCGCGGCCTCGGCCGACGCCGCCCTTAAAGCGACACAAAGCGGCGGCAACTAA
- a CDS encoding Rne/Rng family ribonuclease, with translation MANKMLIDASHPEETRVVVLRGNRVEEFDFESASKKQLRGNIYLAKVTRVEPSLQAAFVEYGGNRHGFLAFSEIHPDYYQIPHADRAALLEEEIRAHREEDEEDSSRRRSRRSRRGAERRRNHDDERVTGEFAAEDEQAGAVETDEETVETAAEVGEPVPAEAVAAEAPVAEAPADEARAQQSATGESAAEEAPAGEAPAEKAPEWLPEDHELASDPEGFAVVESGEESAEAALAPQAAADRVENGEENGESQDEAAEDDEARARDFLDLVQQNGSEAGRERETRARKRSQGENENERENEGENGEHEEEESVELLGGDAMDETHYRAPRLRRQYKIQEVIKRRQVLLIQVVKEERGNKGAALTTYLSLAGRYSVLMPNTARGGGISRKITDVGDRKRLKEIAQDLDVPEGMGVILRTAGASRTKQEIQRDFEYLMRMWEQVRELTLTSSAPALVYEEGSLIKRAIRDLYNKDIDEVVVAGENGHREARDFMRLLMPSHVKNVHHYRDPQPIFAKWGAESQLDALFHNQVTLKSGGYLVINQTEALVAIDVNSGRSTREHNIEDTALRTNLEASDEVARQLRLRDLAGLIVVDFIDMEESRNNRAVERRLKEALKDDRARIQVGRISHFGLLEMSRQRIRTGVLEGSSVVCPHCAGAGTVRSTASVAVHVMRVLEDALIKSASHNIVLRTRTDIALYILNHKRSLLRLIEERFGVSVTIAADDSLTGGAYHTLERGEPAVGPSDPARRFDPRRPIEDIEPIGDAELEAEFEEEAEIEAQEFQEAQEAENADERGEDTRRRRRRRRGRGRGFERESVGVDANAPQPSDEGLETVAEIAGDLVTAVAEEDGAENSAREGGEERRRGRGAWRRRNRSRSGAEIVEFAGDWRKSAESGEGTSDEAAAADEGGDALIETLAETRDFPPLPTWNAEPHPVAETPEAVAPADEAVAPAEREAKAETPVQETPVQEALVRETPARETPAQEAEAPSPLSVVPSAPNPDEPAHAAEPAQPELPVITAADPNMPKRSGWWARAKANLTGR, from the coding sequence ATGGCCAACAAAATGCTTATCGACGCCTCCCACCCCGAAGAGACGCGGGTGGTGGTGCTGCGTGGAAATAGGGTCGAGGAGTTCGATTTCGAGTCCGCTTCCAAGAAACAGCTGCGCGGCAATATCTATCTGGCGAAAGTCACCCGTGTCGAACCGTCTCTGCAGGCGGCTTTCGTCGAATATGGTGGGAATCGCCACGGCTTTCTCGCCTTTTCCGAAATCCATCCCGATTATTACCAGATTCCCCACGCCGACCGGGCTGCTCTGCTCGAGGAGGAGATCCGCGCGCATCGCGAGGAGGACGAGGAAGATTCAAGCCGCCGCCGCAGCCGCCGCAGCCGGCGCGGCGCCGAGCGCCGCCGCAATCACGACGACGAGCGGGTGACCGGCGAATTCGCCGCCGAGGACGAACAGGCCGGCGCGGTCGAAACGGACGAGGAGACCGTCGAAACGGCCGCGGAAGTGGGCGAGCCCGTCCCGGCCGAGGCGGTCGCGGCCGAAGCGCCCGTCGCCGAGGCTCCGGCCGACGAGGCGCGAGCCCAGCAATCCGCGACCGGGGAATCCGCGGCGGAGGAGGCTCCGGCCGGGGAAGCGCCGGCCGAAAAGGCGCCGGAATGGCTGCCCGAGGATCATGAACTGGCCAGCGATCCCGAAGGCTTCGCCGTGGTCGAATCCGGCGAAGAGAGCGCGGAAGCCGCGCTCGCGCCCCAGGCCGCCGCCGACCGCGTGGAGAACGGCGAGGAGAACGGCGAGTCGCAGGACGAGGCCGCCGAGGACGACGAGGCGCGCGCCCGCGATTTCCTCGATCTCGTGCAGCAGAATGGCTCCGAAGCAGGCCGGGAGCGCGAAACCCGCGCAAGGAAAAGGAGCCAGGGCGAGAACGAAAACGAGCGCGAAAACGAAGGCGAGAACGGCGAGCACGAGGAAGAAGAGTCGGTCGAACTGCTTGGCGGCGACGCCATGGACGAGACACATTACCGCGCGCCCCGCCTGCGCCGCCAATATAAGATCCAGGAAGTCATCAAGCGTCGGCAGGTGCTGCTGATCCAGGTCGTCAAGGAGGAGCGCGGCAACAAGGGCGCGGCATTGACGACTTATCTGTCGCTCGCCGGCCGCTATTCCGTCCTGATGCCCAACACCGCGCGCGGCGGCGGCATTTCGCGCAAGATCACCGACGTGGGCGACCGCAAGCGCCTCAAGGAGATCGCGCAGGACCTCGACGTTCCGGAAGGGATGGGCGTCATCCTGCGCACCGCGGGGGCCTCGCGCACCAAGCAGGAAATTCAGCGCGATTTCGAATATCTTATGCGCATGTGGGAACAGGTCCGGGAACTGACCCTGACCTCCAGCGCCCCCGCCCTGGTCTATGAGGAGGGCTCGCTGATCAAGCGCGCCATCCGCGACCTCTACAACAAGGACATAGACGAGGTCGTGGTCGCGGGCGAGAACGGCCATCGCGAGGCGCGCGACTTCATGCGCCTGCTGATGCCCTCGCACGTCAAGAACGTGCATCATTATCGCGATCCCCAGCCGATCTTCGCCAAATGGGGCGCGGAATCGCAGCTCGACGCCCTGTTCCACAACCAGGTGACGCTGAAATCCGGCGGCTATCTGGTCATCAACCAGACCGAGGCCCTCGTCGCGATCGACGTCAATTCAGGCCGTTCCACCCGCGAGCACAATATCGAGGACACGGCGCTTCGCACCAATCTCGAAGCCTCGGACGAGGTGGCGCGCCAGCTCCGGCTGCGCGATCTCGCCGGCCTCATCGTCGTCGATTTCATTGACATGGAGGAGAGCCGGAACAATCGGGCGGTCGAGCGCCGGCTCAAGGAAGCGCTGAAGGACGATCGCGCCCGCATCCAGGTCGGCCGCATTTCCCATTTCGGCCTGCTGGAAATGTCGCGCCAGCGCATCCGCACCGGCGTGCTGGAAGGTTCGTCGGTCGTCTGCCCGCATTGCGCGGGGGCGGGAACCGTGCGCTCGACAGCCTCCGTCGCCGTCCATGTGATGCGCGTTCTGGAGGACGCGCTGATCAAGAGTGCGTCGCATAACATCGTCCTGCGCACCCGCACGGACATCGCCCTCTATATACTGAACCACAAGCGCTCATTGTTGCGGCTGATCGAGGAGCGCTTCGGCGTTTCTGTGACCATCGCCGCCGACGATTCGCTGACCGGCGGCGCTTATCACACCCTGGAGCGCGGCGAACCCGCCGTCGGCCCGTCCGATCCGGCGCGGCGCTTCGATCCGCGCCGGCCTATCGAGGATATCGAACCGATCGGCGACGCCGAGCTTGAAGCGGAATTCGAAGAGGAAGCCGAAATCGAGGCTCAAGAGTTCCAGGAGGCTCAAGAGGCGGAAAATGCCGATGAGCGGGGCGAAGACACGCGCCGCCGCCGTCGTCGCCGCCGCGGGCGTGGGCGCGGTTTCGAACGCGAATCGGTGGGCGTGGACGCGAATGCGCCGCAGCCCTCGGATGAAGGGCTGGAGACGGTCGCTGAAATCGCCGGCGACCTCGTTACGGCCGTGGCGGAAGAGGACGGCGCCGAGAATAGCGCGCGTGAGGGCGGCGAAGAACGCCGCCGCGGACGCGGCGCGTGGCGTCGCCGCAACCGCAGCCGGTCGGGCGCGGAAATCGTCGAATTCGCGGGCGACTGGCGCAAGAGCGCGGAATCCGGCGAGGGGACGTCGGACGAGGCCGCGGCGGCGGATGAAGGCGGCGACGCGCTGATCGAGACCCTGGCGGAGACGCGGGATTTCCCGCCGCTTCCCACCTGGAACGCCGAGCCGCATCCTGTCGCCGAGACGCCCGAAGCAGTTGCGCCGGCGGACGAGGCGGTAGCCCCGGCCGAAAGGGAAGCGAAGGCCGAGACGCCTGTCCAAGAGACGCCTGTCCAAGAGGCGCTTGTCCGAGAGACGCCTGCCCGAGAGACGCCTGCCCAAGAGGCGGAGGCCCCGAGCCCGCTTTCGGTCGTTCCGTCGGCGCCCAACCCCGACGAGCCCGCTCACGCGGCGGAGCCGGCCCAGCCGGAACTGCCGGTCATTACCGCGGCCGATCCCAACATGCCGAAGCGTTCCGGCTGGTGGGCGCGGGCCAAGGCCAATCTGACGGGGCGCTGA
- a CDS encoding response regulator, producing MRPDERIRILIAEDQPMIRRAFASMLALEADFEIVAQAADGVEAVQAARRYLPDVVLLDIQMPRLNGIAATRQILCDCPEAQVIILTTYDTDDLIFDSICAGAQAYLLKDADENEILDTIRAVSRGQSRLAPNVARKLLDEFRRVRRAPNLADGIAPEEPLTDRENAILQLIVAGKGNREIATQLRLAEGTVKNYVSRILEKLNARSRTELAVKALNRRID from the coding sequence TTGCGGCCGGACGAACGCATTCGCATTCTGATCGCCGAGGATCAGCCGATGATCCGGAGGGCTTTCGCCTCCATGCTGGCGCTGGAGGCGGATTTCGAAATCGTCGCTCAGGCCGCCGACGGCGTGGAGGCGGTTCAGGCGGCGCGCCGCTACCTGCCCGACGTCGTGCTGCTCGACATCCAGATGCCGCGCCTCAACGGCATCGCCGCGACGCGCCAAATCCTGTGCGACTGCCCCGAAGCGCAGGTGATCATCCTGACCACTTACGACACCGACGACCTGATCTTCGACTCGATCTGCGCCGGCGCCCAGGCCTATCTGCTCAAGGACGCCGACGAGAACGAAATTCTCGACACCATCCGCGCCGTCTCGCGCGGCCAGTCCCGTCTCGCGCCCAATGTCGCGCGCAAATTGCTCGACGAATTCCGCCGCGTCCGGCGCGCCCCGAACCTCGCCGACGGGATCGCCCCGGAAGAGCCGCTGACCGACCGGGAGAACGCGATCCTCCAACTCATCGTCGCGGGCAAGGGCAATCGAGAGATCGCCACGCAACTCCGGCTCGCCGAAGGCACCGTGAAGAATTACGTCAGCCGGATTCTCGAAAAGCTGAACGCGCGAAGCCGCACCGAACTCGCCGTCAAGGCGCTCAACCGCCGTATCGATTGA
- a CDS encoding sensor histidine kinase, whose translation MNDSDLALALSRRIFGYARLDPGLKVIDRVGALMDWAPPPGALITESPVFFAMELEFDALREGRRVALDLPGVRLPPEDSTPFSVSVLYAPRPERFLVFVNSDCGALEVERQFAQERREALLLADQAAAAGRLIREQAALYCDIVESANDLVFRLSTDLRVTFVNAFACAVLREDERFLLGRAIDDVLGHSPQDGWRALLGPADDASFEQELQLPGGASVWIWWSVHWVGDKNGPGEFQALGRDVTDLRRLRAEAARGADEARRAAVMRERLRIAHDLHDTLVQSLVALAPQLRLIRKVAGPDASPRLLEELTHADTAVRDGLARARAALSDLRGQTVESQGLGAALEALAARFSSRTGVHTLAEIDEHARPVSGAAAAALYRIAEEALRNVELHANARGVSLRLSADPSRAVALIVADDGQGFEPVEVQPGHFGLMGMREQADMIGASFDLRAEKGGGVRIEVTLPGPRSAGTETPFSHKS comes from the coding sequence ATGAACGATTCAGACCTCGCCCTCGCCCTGTCCCGCCGCATTTTCGGCTACGCCCGCCTCGACCCCGGGCTCAAGGTGATCGACCGGGTCGGTGCGCTCATGGATTGGGCGCCCCCGCCCGGCGCCCTCATTACGGAATCACCCGTTTTTTTCGCAATGGAGCTGGAATTCGACGCTCTGCGCGAGGGGCGCCGCGTCGCCCTCGACCTGCCCGGCGTGCGGCTTCCGCCCGAAGACTCAACGCCGTTTTCGGTTTCGGTCCTGTACGCGCCCCGACCTGAACGCTTCCTGGTTTTCGTCAACTCTGATTGCGGCGCGCTGGAAGTCGAGCGTCAGTTCGCCCAGGAAAGGCGCGAGGCGCTCCTGCTTGCCGATCAGGCCGCCGCCGCCGGACGGCTGATCCGCGAACAGGCGGCGCTTTATTGCGACATCGTCGAAAGCGCCAACGATCTCGTGTTCCGCCTCTCGACCGATCTGCGGGTCACTTTCGTCAACGCCTTCGCCTGCGCCGTGCTACGCGAGGACGAGCGCTTCCTGCTCGGCCGTGCGATCGACGACGTATTGGGCCATTCGCCCCAGGACGGCTGGCGCGCCCTGCTGGGGCCGGCCGACGACGCCTCCTTCGAACAGGAATTGCAACTCCCCGGCGGCGCTTCGGTATGGATCTGGTGGAGCGTGCACTGGGTCGGGGACAAGAACGGCCCCGGCGAATTCCAGGCTTTGGGCCGCGACGTCACGGATCTTCGCCGTTTGCGCGCGGAGGCCGCGCGCGGCGCCGACGAGGCCCGCCGCGCCGCCGTCATGCGCGAGCGCCTGCGCATCGCCCACGACCTGCACGACACTTTGGTCCAGTCGTTGGTGGCGCTCGCGCCGCAATTGCGGCTGATCCGAAAGGTCGCCGGGCCTGACGCGTCGCCGCGCCTGCTCGAAGAACTGACCCACGCCGACACCGCCGTGCGCGACGGCTTGGCTCGGGCCCGCGCCGCGCTCTCCGACCTGCGAGGCCAGACCGTCGAAAGCCAGGGCCTGGGCGCGGCGCTGGAGGCTTTGGCCGCGCGCTTCTCCTCGCGCACCGGCGTCCATACCCTCGCCGAAATCGACGAGCACGCGCGGCCCGTCAGCGGCGCGGCGGCCGCGGCCCTTTACCGGATCGCGGAAGAAGCATTGCGCAACGTGGAATTGCACGCCAATGCGCGAGGCGTGAGTTTGCGGCTTTCCGCCGACCCGTCACGCGCCGTCGCGCTGATCGTCGCCGATGACGGACAAGGCTTCGAGCCGGTCGAGGTCCAACCCGGCCATTTCGGCCTGATGGGGATGCGCGAGCAGGCCGACATGATCGGCGCGTCTTTCGATCTGCGCGCCGAAAAAGGCGGCGGCGTCCGGATCGAAGTCACGCTCCCCGGCCCGCGAAGCGCAGGGACGGAAACGCCTTTCAGCCATAAGTCTTAA
- a CDS encoding NADP-dependent malic enzyme, producing MTEKISSDLQSGALVYHAHPRPGKMEIRATKPLGNQRDLALAYSPGVAAPCLEIAADPAKAAEYTVRQNLVAVVTNGTAVLGLGDIGPLAAKPVMEGKAVLFKKFAGIDVFDIEIAAHDVDMLVDVIAALEPTFGGINLEDIKAPECFEVEKRLRERLTIPVFHDDQHGTAIIVGAAVRNGLDLAGKKMAEAKIVASGAGAAALACLELLVALGARRENIFVSDIEGVVYKGRNKLMDPIKETFAQDTAARTLAEIIPGADVFLGLSAGGVLKPAMVKTMAPTPLILALANPNPEILPEDALAVRPDAMLCTGRSDYPNQVNNVLCFPYIFRGALDVHATTINEAMKLASVEAISALAREAPSDVVARAYSGVAPVYGKNSLIPSPFDPRLILRIAPAVARAAMDSGVAKKPIEDFDAYQEKLERTVYRSGFIMKPLMHAAKAHPKRVVYSEGEDERVLRAVQSVIEEGIAKPILIGRRGVVEKRLKTFGLSIAPDRDFELIDPQDDPRYNDYVATLLSVAGRRGVNPATARTLVRTNATVIGALALVRGEADALLCGLEGRFGARLAYLRDIVGVAPGISDYSSMSMLITGKGAFFMADTHVRRDPTAAEVAETALLCAVHVRRFGVEPKIALLSHSDFGSDSFSPAAAKMREAMEIIRQRAPDLEVDGEMAADTALSQDVRNLVLPGSLLKGEANVLIMPDLSSANIAYQMTKTLTDALPVGPILLGAAKPAHVLTPSITARGVVNMTAVAVGEAQRRDDEDDMA from the coding sequence ATGACTGAAAAGATTTCGTCCGATCTGCAATCGGGCGCGCTGGTCTACCATGCCCATCCGCGCCCGGGCAAAATGGAGATCCGCGCCACCAAGCCGCTCGGCAACCAGCGCGACCTGGCGCTGGCCTATTCGCCAGGCGTCGCCGCGCCCTGCCTCGAAATCGCCGCCGACCCCGCCAAGGCCGCCGAATACACCGTCCGCCAGAACCTCGTCGCCGTGGTCACCAATGGCACCGCCGTGCTGGGGCTGGGCGATATAGGCCCCCTCGCCGCCAAGCCGGTCATGGAGGGCAAGGCCGTCCTGTTCAAGAAATTCGCCGGCATCGACGTTTTCGATATCGAAATCGCCGCCCATGACGTTGACATGCTGGTGGATGTGATCGCGGCCCTGGAGCCGACCTTCGGCGGGATCAATCTCGAAGACATCAAGGCGCCTGAGTGCTTCGAGGTGGAGAAGCGCCTGCGCGAGCGCCTGACGATCCCGGTCTTCCATGACGACCAGCACGGCACCGCGATCATCGTCGGCGCCGCCGTGCGCAACGGCCTCGATCTCGCCGGCAAGAAGATGGCGGAGGCGAAAATCGTCGCCTCGGGCGCCGGCGCGGCGGCGCTGGCCTGCCTCGAACTGCTGGTCGCGCTCGGCGCGCGGCGGGAAAACATCTTCGTCTCGGACATCGAGGGCGTGGTCTATAAAGGCCGCAACAAGCTCATGGACCCGATCAAGGAAACTTTCGCGCAGGACACCGCCGCGCGTACGCTCGCCGAAATCATCCCCGGAGCCGACGTCTTCCTGGGCCTTTCCGCCGGCGGCGTGCTCAAGCCCGCCATGGTCAAGACCATGGCGCCGACGCCGCTGATCCTGGCTTTGGCCAATCCCAATCCCGAAATCCTGCCCGAGGACGCGCTCGCCGTCCGGCCCGACGCGATGCTGTGCACCGGCCGTTCGGATTATCCCAACCAGGTCAACAACGTCCTCTGTTTCCCCTATATTTTCCGCGGCGCGCTCGACGTCCACGCCACCACCATCAACGAAGCGATGAAACTCGCTTCCGTCGAGGCCATTTCAGCGCTGGCGCGCGAGGCGCCCTCCGACGTGGTGGCCCGCGCCTATAGCGGCGTCGCCCCGGTCTATGGCAAGAATTCGCTGATCCCGTCGCCCTTCGACCCGCGTCTGATCCTGCGCATCGCGCCGGCCGTCGCCCGCGCCGCGATGGACAGCGGCGTCGCCAAAAAGCCGATCGAGGATTTCGACGCCTATCAGGAAAAGCTGGAGCGCACCGTCTATCGCTCCGGCTTCATCATGAAGCCGCTGATGCATGCGGCCAAGGCCCATCCCAAGCGCGTGGTCTATAGCGAAGGCGAGGACGAGCGCGTGCTGCGCGCGGTGCAATCGGTGATCGAGGAAGGCATCGCCAAGCCGATCCTGATCGGCCGGCGCGGCGTGGTCGAGAAGAGGCTCAAAACCTTCGGCCTGTCGATCGCCCCCGACCGCGATTTCGAGCTGATCGATCCGCAGGACGACCCGCGCTACAACGATTATGTCGCTACATTGCTGTCGGTCGCCGGGCGGCGTGGCGTCAACCCCGCAACCGCGCGCACTTTGGTGCGCACCAACGCCACCGTCATCGGCGCGCTGGCGCTGGTCCGTGGCGAGGCCGACGCCTTGCTGTGCGGGCTGGAAGGGCGGTTCGGCGCGCGCCTCGCCTATCTGCGCGACATCGTCGGCGTCGCGCCGGGGATCAGCGATTATTCGTCGATGAGCATGCTCATTACCGGCAAGGGCGCTTTCTTCATGGCGGACACCCATGTCCGGCGCGATCCGACCGCGGCAGAGGTCGCCGAGACCGCCCTGCTCTGCGCGGTCCATGTTCGCCGCTTCGGCGTCGAGCCCAAGATCGCTTTGCTGTCCCATTCGGATTTCGGATCGGACAGTTTTTCGCCAGCGGCGGCGAAGATGCGCGAAGCCATGGAGATCATCCGCCAGCGCGCGCCCGATCTCGAAGTCGACGGCGAAATGGCGGCCGACACTGCCCTCTCGCAGGATGTGCGCAACCTCGTCCTGCCCGGATCGCTGCTCAAAGGCGAGGCCAATGTGCTGATCATGCCGGATCTGTCCTCCGCCAATATCGCCTATCAGATGACGAAAACCCTGACCGACGCCTTGCCCGTCGGCCCGATTCTGCTCGGCGCGGCGAAACCCGCCCATGTCCTGACGCCTTCGATCACCGCGCGCGGCGTGGTGAACATGACCGCGGTCGCGGTCGGCGAGGCGCAACGCCGGGACGATGAGGACGACATGGCTTGA
- a CDS encoding rhodanese-like domain-containing protein, which produces MVDVVTRDEVKAGLADGSITLIDVREPNEFAAGHIAGATLMPLSRFDPSKLPRDPGKRIVFCCRSGQRTLQAIEMSRLFGRGDACAHYAGSMLDWVRAGEPVEV; this is translated from the coding sequence ATGGTGGACGTGGTCACCCGGGATGAGGTCAAGGCGGGGCTGGCGGACGGATCGATCACGCTGATCGACGTGCGCGAGCCGAACGAATTTGCGGCGGGTCATATCGCAGGCGCGACTCTTATGCCGCTGTCGCGGTTCGATCCCTCGAAATTACCGCGCGACCCTGGCAAACGCATTGTTTTCTGCTGCCGCTCCGGCCAGCGCACCCTCCAGGCGATCGAAATGTCGCGCCTGTTCGGCCGCGGCGACGCCTGCGCCCATTACGCCGGCTCGATGCTGGATTGGGTTCGCGCCGGCGAGCCGGTCGAGGTCTGA
- a CDS encoding UDP-2,3-diacylglucosamine diphosphatase, with protein sequence MNAQSDFTKSDVNVETHTTQKYRTLFISDVHLGTRGCQAELLLDFLKYNESEELFLVGDIIDGWRLKTAWYWPQAHNDVVQKLLRKVRKGARVVFVPGNHDEFARDFIGMEFGGVEVLDHVVHETADGRKMLVVHGDQFDIVVNHARWLAHLGDWAYDFAIWTNTWFNLARRKMGLPYWSFSKWAKLKVKNAVNFIGDFEDTLAAEARKRSVDGVICGHIHHAVIRDIDGITYVNTGDFVESCTAIAEHFDGRLELIHWSLLENERIVAPIVTLNLPGPMTLPEPEPAIAERAVAQG encoded by the coding sequence ATGAACGCCCAGTCAGACTTCACCAAGTCAGACGTCAATGTCGAGACACACACGACGCAAAAATACCGCACATTGTTCATTTCGGACGTTCATCTCGGCACCCGGGGCTGTCAGGCCGAGCTGCTGCTCGATTTTCTGAAATATAACGAATCCGAGGAGTTGTTCCTCGTCGGCGACATCATCGACGGCTGGCGGCTCAAAACCGCCTGGTATTGGCCCCAGGCCCATAATGACGTGGTGCAGAAGCTGCTCCGCAAGGTCCGCAAGGGCGCGCGGGTGGTGTTCGTTCCCGGCAATCATGACGAATTCGCCCGGGATTTCATAGGGATGGAGTTCGGGGGCGTCGAGGTGCTCGACCATGTCGTCCACGAGACGGCGGACGGCCGGAAGATGCTGGTGGTTCATGGCGACCAGTTCGACATTGTCGTCAATCACGCCCGCTGGCTCGCCCATCTCGGCGACTGGGCGTATGATTTCGCCATCTGGACCAACACCTGGTTCAATCTCGCCCGCCGCAAGATGGGCCTGCCCTATTGGTCCTTCTCGAAATGGGCCAAGCTCAAGGTCAAGAACGCCGTCAATTTCATCGGCGATTTCGAGGACACACTCGCCGCCGAGGCCCGCAAGCGCAGCGTGGACGGCGTGATCTGCGGCCACATCCACCATGCGGTGATTCGCGACATCGACGGGATTACCTATGTGAATACCGGGGATTTCGTCGAATCTTGCACGGCCATCGCCGAACATTTCGATGGAAGGCTGGAGCTGATCCATTGGAGCCTGCTCGAAAACGAGCGGATCGTGGCCCCGATCGTCACCCTGAACCTGCCCGGCCCGATGACCCTGCCGGAGCCCGAGCCCGCGATCGCCGAACGCGCCGTCGCGCAGGGCTGA